In one Cellulomonas sp. JZ18 genomic region, the following are encoded:
- a CDS encoding Na(+)/H(+) antiporter subunit C: MSPNLTLVVVIGVLFAAGTYLVLERSLTRVLVGVALLSNGANLLILVAGGAAGGPPLIGVTAEGEMSDPLPQALVLTAIVITLGLTAFLLAMAYRSWQLHRHDEVQDDVEDRRIARLAARDERAFEDTDTEGDGETLAEEAAIARDETDRGGPGSGAVDHGPAQDDEDSTAGVTR, from the coding sequence ATGAGCCCGAACCTGACGCTCGTCGTCGTGATCGGCGTCCTGTTCGCCGCCGGCACGTACCTCGTGCTCGAGCGCAGCCTGACGCGCGTGCTCGTCGGGGTCGCCCTGCTCAGCAACGGCGCCAACCTGCTCATCCTCGTGGCCGGCGGCGCCGCGGGCGGACCGCCGCTGATCGGCGTGACCGCGGAGGGGGAGATGTCCGACCCCCTGCCGCAGGCGCTCGTGCTGACCGCCATCGTCATCACGCTCGGCCTCACCGCGTTCCTGCTGGCCATGGCGTACCGCTCGTGGCAGCTGCACCGGCACGACGAGGTGCAGGACGACGTCGAGGACCGCCGCATCGCCCGGCTCGCGGCGCGCGACGAGCGCGCCTTCGAGGACACGGACACCGAGGGCGACGGCGAGACCCTCGCCGAGGAGGCGGCGATCGCACGCGACGAGACCGACCGCGGCGGGCCGGGGTCCGGTGCCGTCGACCACGGGCCGGCGCAGGACGACGAGGACAGCACGGCGGGGGTGACGCGATGA
- a CDS encoding Na+/H+ antiporter subunit D, translating into MTTDWTWLVPLPVVLPLSAAGLTLALARRPRLQRIVTVVALSAVLVVSAGLLVLADGGPVVVDVGGWAAPVGIDLVADRLSALMLTVSSAVTLCVLLYSLAQGQQDGESGAPVSIYHPTYLVLSAGVANAFLSGDLFNIYVGFEILLAASYVLISLSGTGERIRAGTVYVVVSILSSILFLVAIGAVYAATGTLNLAQLALRLPEVDPGVRLVLQVALLLAFGIKAAVFPLSAWLPDSYPTAPAPVTAVFAGLLTKVGVYAIIRTQSLLFPEGRVDDVLMVLALATMLVGILGAVAQDDVKRLLSFTLVSHIGYMVFGIALGTETGWTAAIYYVVHHITVQTALFLVVGLVERYGGTTSLDRLGGLAKLAPVLAVLFFVPAMNLAGIPPLSGFLGKVGLLEAGVAVGTPLAYTLVVGSVVTSLLTLYALVKAWNKAFWQTPPEELPRTRVPATMAVPAGALVTVGLALTVFAGPLYSYTERAAETLIERTPYVEAVLPDGRRGLGESADVAETDDEPGSDDAVEVEP; encoded by the coding sequence ATGACCACGGACTGGACGTGGCTCGTCCCGCTGCCGGTCGTGCTGCCGCTCTCGGCCGCCGGGCTGACGCTGGCGCTCGCGCGACGCCCGCGCCTGCAGCGGATCGTGACGGTCGTCGCGCTCTCGGCCGTGCTCGTGGTGTCGGCGGGGCTGCTCGTGCTGGCCGACGGCGGACCGGTGGTCGTCGACGTCGGCGGGTGGGCCGCGCCGGTCGGCATCGACCTCGTCGCGGACCGGCTCTCCGCGCTCATGCTGACCGTCTCGTCGGCGGTGACGCTGTGCGTCCTGCTGTACTCGCTCGCGCAGGGTCAGCAGGACGGGGAGAGCGGGGCACCCGTCTCGATCTACCACCCGACGTACCTCGTGCTGTCCGCGGGGGTCGCGAACGCGTTCCTCTCGGGCGACCTGTTCAACATCTACGTCGGCTTCGAGATCCTGCTCGCGGCGTCGTACGTGCTGATCTCGCTCAGCGGCACCGGCGAGCGCATCCGGGCCGGCACGGTCTACGTCGTCGTGTCGATCCTGTCGTCGATCCTCTTCCTGGTCGCCATCGGCGCCGTGTACGCCGCGACCGGGACGCTCAACCTCGCGCAGCTCGCGCTCCGGCTGCCGGAGGTCGACCCGGGCGTGCGGCTCGTGCTGCAGGTCGCCCTGCTGCTGGCGTTCGGCATCAAGGCCGCCGTCTTCCCGCTGTCGGCGTGGCTGCCGGACTCGTACCCGACGGCGCCCGCGCCGGTCACCGCGGTGTTCGCGGGCCTGCTCACCAAGGTCGGCGTGTACGCGATCATCCGCACGCAGAGCCTGCTGTTCCCCGAGGGGCGCGTCGACGACGTGCTCATGGTGCTCGCCCTCGCGACGATGCTCGTCGGCATCCTCGGCGCGGTCGCGCAGGACGACGTGAAGCGACTCCTGTCCTTCACGCTCGTCAGCCACATCGGGTACATGGTGTTCGGCATCGCGCTCGGCACCGAGACCGGCTGGACCGCGGCGATCTACTACGTGGTGCACCACATCACCGTCCAGACGGCGCTGTTCCTCGTGGTCGGGCTCGTCGAGCGGTACGGCGGGACGACGTCGCTGGACCGGCTCGGCGGGCTCGCGAAGCTCGCCCCCGTGCTGGCGGTCCTGTTCTTCGTGCCCGCGATGAACCTCGCCGGCATCCCGCCGCTCTCGGGCTTCCTCGGCAAGGTCGGCCTGCTGGAGGCGGGCGTCGCCGTGGGCACGCCGCTGGCGTACACGCTGGTCGTCGGGTCCGTGGTCACGTCGCTGCTCACCCTGTACGCACTCGTGAAGGCGTGGAACAAGGCGTTCTGGCAGACGCCGCCCGAGGAGCTGCCGCGCACCCGGGTGCCCGCGACGATGGCCGTCCCCGCCGGCGCGCTGGTCACCGTCGGCCTCGCGCTGACGGTCTTCGCCGGTCCGCTGTACTCGTACACCGAGCGCGCCGCCGAGACGCTCATCGAGCGCACGCCCTACGTCGAGGCGGTCCTGCCCGACGGCCGCCGTGGGC